In Macrotis lagotis isolate mMagLag1 chromosome 8, bilby.v1.9.chrom.fasta, whole genome shotgun sequence, a single genomic region encodes these proteins:
- the LOC141495506 gene encoding caspase-14-like isoform X2 codes for MYQALGFKNCLRGVDKAQSFQEELTYFRELLDNHWSPVSCALVVLMAHSEHPGWLLGPDGKEVQEKKLVGELNRCQALWGKAKIFLFLGSHKNLESSTFLPILTDLCKHSPHWHLLEVLTQVIGKVTQEMPSIGHRCPIFQSSLRGALYLGKAMSQDLELSSIPQEVYDMSGAKIALILCVTQDRPGAKQDLKALKRLFQTLGFKSILRMNPTAQDFKKELTQFQEHLDACRITVSCALIVLMAHGEPHGRLLGADGQKVEVEEMVRNLSSCQVLEGKAKVFLLQGCRGGNRDPGMRPRALPWLGSWLQHWLQRPSTVPSHADILQVYANLQDVSSSDYFPRNPDQMDILRVYSAAEGYVAYRDKNGSDFIQTLVEVILADPERDLLELLTEVNRRLCEMDVLGPDSDEVRKMNLEIRSSLRKRLCLKV; via the exons ATGTACCAAGCTCTCGGTTTTAAAAACTGCCTCAGAGGAGTGGACAAGGCTCAg tctttccaggaaGAACTGACTTATTTCCGAGAGCTTCTGGATAACCATTGGAGTCCTGTCAGTTGTGCATTAGTCGTCCTCATGGCTCACAGTGAACATCCAGGGTGGCTGCTGGGGCCAGATGGGAAGGAGGTACAAGAGAAGAAACTGGTGGGAGAACTGAACCGCTGCCAAGCCCTATGGGGCAAAGCCAAAATATTTCTGTTTCTGGGCAGCCACAAGA ACTTGGAATCCAGTACTTTTCTTCCCATTCTGACAGACCTCTGCAAGCACTCTCCCCACTGGCACCTGCTGGAAGTGCTCACTCAG GTCATTGGCAAGGTAACTCAGGAGATGCCTTCCATAGGACACAGGTGCCCCATCTTTCAGAGCTCCCTACGGGGTGCACTGTACCTTGGGAAAGCTATGTCACAGGATCTAGAG CTCAGTTCCATCCCTCAAGAGGTATATGACATGTCTGGGGCAAAAATAGCCCTCATTTTATGTGTCACCCAGGACCGCCCTGGTGCTAAGCAGGATCTTAAAGCCCTGAAGAGACTATTCCAGACCCTCGGTTTTAAGAGCATTCTGAGGATGAACCCTACTGCCCAG GATTTCAAAAAGGAATTGACTCAGTTCCAAGAGCATCTGGATGCTTGTAGGATTACAGTGAGCTGTGCCTTGATAGTTCTCATGGCCCATGGGGAGCCTCACGGACGGCTTCTTGGGGCTGATGGACAGAAGGTGGAAGTAGAAGAGATGGTGAGAAACCTGAGCAGTTGTCAGGTCCTGGAGGGCAAGGCCAAAGTTTTTCTGTTACAGGGGTGCCGTGGAG GTAACAGAGACCCAGGCATGAGACCTAGAGCTTTGCCTTGGCTGGGAAGCTGGCTACAGCACTGGCTACAGAGACCTTCAACTGTCCCTTCTCATGCAGACATCCTTCAGGTTTATGCTAACCTGCAAG ATGTCTCCTCCAGTGACTACTTTCCTAGGAATCCAGACCAAATGGATATCCTGAGAGTCTATTCAGCTGCAGAAG GCTATGTGGCATATAGAGATAAGAATGGCTCTGACTTTATCCAGACTCTGGTAGAAGTTATCCTTGCTGATCCTGAGCGGGACCTTTTGGAGCTTCTGACTGAA GTAAACAGGCGACTATGTGAAATGGATGTGCTTGGTCCAGACAGCGACGAAGTACGCAAGATGAACTTGGAAATCAGGAGCTCCCTGAGAAAACGATTATGTCTAAAAGTCTGA
- the LOC141495506 gene encoding caspase-14-like isoform X1, which produces MSTSLPKLKQSDIWVSCFSKSFQEELTYFRELLDNHWSPVSCALVVLMAHSEHPGWLLGPDGKEVQEKKLVGELNRCQALWGKAKIFLFLGSHKNLESSTFLPILTDLCKHSPHWHLLEVLTQVIGKVTQEMPSIGHRCPIFQSSLRGALYLGKAMSQDLELSSIPQEVYDMSGAKIALILCVTQDRPGAKQDLKALKRLFQTLGFKSILRMNPTAQDFKKELTQFQEHLDACRITVSCALIVLMAHGEPHGRLLGADGQKVEVEEMVRNLSSCQVLEGKAKVFLLQGCRGGNRDPGMRPRALPWLGSWLQHWLQRPSTVPSHADILQVYANLQDVSSSDYFPRNPDQMDILRVYSAAEGYVAYRDKNGSDFIQTLVEVILADPERDLLELLTEVNRRLCEMDVLGPDSDEVRKMNLEIRSSLRKRLCLKV; this is translated from the exons ATGTCAACTTCCCTCCCAAAACTCAAGCAATCTGACATCTGGGTCTCATGCTtttccaagtctttccaggaaGAACTGACTTATTTCCGAGAGCTTCTGGATAACCATTGGAGTCCTGTCAGTTGTGCATTAGTCGTCCTCATGGCTCACAGTGAACATCCAGGGTGGCTGCTGGGGCCAGATGGGAAGGAGGTACAAGAGAAGAAACTGGTGGGAGAACTGAACCGCTGCCAAGCCCTATGGGGCAAAGCCAAAATATTTCTGTTTCTGGGCAGCCACAAGA ACTTGGAATCCAGTACTTTTCTTCCCATTCTGACAGACCTCTGCAAGCACTCTCCCCACTGGCACCTGCTGGAAGTGCTCACTCAG GTCATTGGCAAGGTAACTCAGGAGATGCCTTCCATAGGACACAGGTGCCCCATCTTTCAGAGCTCCCTACGGGGTGCACTGTACCTTGGGAAAGCTATGTCACAGGATCTAGAG CTCAGTTCCATCCCTCAAGAGGTATATGACATGTCTGGGGCAAAAATAGCCCTCATTTTATGTGTCACCCAGGACCGCCCTGGTGCTAAGCAGGATCTTAAAGCCCTGAAGAGACTATTCCAGACCCTCGGTTTTAAGAGCATTCTGAGGATGAACCCTACTGCCCAG GATTTCAAAAAGGAATTGACTCAGTTCCAAGAGCATCTGGATGCTTGTAGGATTACAGTGAGCTGTGCCTTGATAGTTCTCATGGCCCATGGGGAGCCTCACGGACGGCTTCTTGGGGCTGATGGACAGAAGGTGGAAGTAGAAGAGATGGTGAGAAACCTGAGCAGTTGTCAGGTCCTGGAGGGCAAGGCCAAAGTTTTTCTGTTACAGGGGTGCCGTGGAG GTAACAGAGACCCAGGCATGAGACCTAGAGCTTTGCCTTGGCTGGGAAGCTGGCTACAGCACTGGCTACAGAGACCTTCAACTGTCCCTTCTCATGCAGACATCCTTCAGGTTTATGCTAACCTGCAAG ATGTCTCCTCCAGTGACTACTTTCCTAGGAATCCAGACCAAATGGATATCCTGAGAGTCTATTCAGCTGCAGAAG GCTATGTGGCATATAGAGATAAGAATGGCTCTGACTTTATCCAGACTCTGGTAGAAGTTATCCTTGCTGATCCTGAGCGGGACCTTTTGGAGCTTCTGACTGAA GTAAACAGGCGACTATGTGAAATGGATGTGCTTGGTCCAGACAGCGACGAAGTACGCAAGATGAACTTGGAAATCAGGAGCTCCCTGAGAAAACGATTATGTCTAAAAGTCTGA